The Oncorhynchus tshawytscha isolate Ot180627B unplaced genomic scaffold, Otsh_v2.0 Un_contig_3158_pilon_pilon, whole genome shotgun sequence genome includes a region encoding these proteins:
- the gldn gene encoding gliomedin isoform X2, whose protein sequence is MLKLVADSRKGGGGGGIGGCEMLPSRPSLSVSLRVIIYGTCALALVNTVALLVLLVQQNQLWSRVELTEARLEEVEQSSVVEFLQEVPRGGVAAGGAGRLAELRGGPGWLAGLRGGGAGGGERGLGKEQKEQGEYQYSRNKRSRELQRELRQELKEELRLELRELNHQESQELLQEVTQGLHQGQEVTQGLHQGQEVTQGLYQGQETGRGGLDTGEEIHPELREELHHTLREKMDKEMDKEIDKEMDKEMDKEMGKKMRHELNHKHRKTKGFQKTEIQDDMMMMMTYSMVPVKVLLDICNSTKGVCIAGPPGPPGPPGLPGLHGLPGHNGTDGIPGLDGLPGADGKRGKRGEKGEPGEKGEPGEKGDRGDPGPAGENTQSSNDVILEGPPGPAGPPGTPGPIGPPGPPGPQGPQGPPRNRSHRANFPIHAAQTLDPSHAVPNDGTLSAKEAGKLQEIPLNKKNECIIKSLINPRNISKMESTFGTWMEDTAVLNDKRIWVAEHFSGRTVKEYKSIASFQNATSEVIDGRKFYQGCGHAVHNGSFYYHIAGTTNLARFDLQSKRLHTLAIDNALYHNLSYLLYNSKTYFKLAADENGLWLIFASSLDDSIMVAQLDLKSFSVTSYINTTYPRTKAGNAFVACGVLYVTDTKDTRVTFAFDLLKGKPVNVTFELRSPGGVLAMLSYNPNNRHLYVWDQSYVKLYVVHFISDD, encoded by the exons ATGCTGAAGCTAGTCGCTGACTCTCggaagggaggaggtggaggagggattgGAGGGTGTGAGATGCTCCCCTCACGCCcaagtctgtctgtctccctgcggGTGATTATATATGGGACGTGTGCCTTGGCACTGGTCAACACTGTGGCTCTCCTGGTGCTCCTAGTGCAACAGAACCAGCTGTGGAGCCGTGTGGAGCTCACCGAGGCCAGGCTGGAGGAGGTGGAACAGAGCTCCGTGGTGGAGTTCCTCCAGGAGGTGCCCCGAGGAGGTGTAGCAGCAGGAGGCGCAGGGAGGCTGGCGGAGCTAAGAGGAG GCCCAGGGTGGCTGGCAGGGCTGCGTGGAGGAGGTGCAGGAGGAGGTGAAAGGGGTCTGGGGAAGGAGCAGAAGGAGCAGGGGGAGTACCAGTACTCCCGTAACAAGAGGAGTCGTGAGCTGCAGAGGGAGCTACGACAGGAGTTAAAGGAGGAGCTGAGGCTAGAGCTGAGGGAGCTGAACCATCAGGAGAGCCAGGAACTCCTGCAGGAG GTGACCCAGGGGCTACATCAGGGGCAGGAGGTGACTCAGGGGCTACATCAGGGGCAGGAGGTGACCCAGGGGCTATATCAGGGGCAGGAAACGGGGCGAGGTGGGCTGGacacaggagaggagatacaCCCTGAGTTGAGAGAGGAGTTACACCACACGTTGAGGGAAAAGATGGACAAGGAGATGGACAAGGAGATAGACAAGGAGATGGACAAGGAGATGGATAAGGAGATGGGGAAGAAGATGAGACATGAGCTGAACCACAAACACAGGAAGACAAAGGGCTTCCAGAAGACTGAGATACAGGacgacatgatgatgatgatgacctaCTCTATGGTGCCG GTCAAAGTGTTGTTGGATATCTGTAACAGCACCAAGGGAGTCTGCATAGCTG GACCACCCGGCCCTCCTGGACCCCCTG GGCTACCTGGCCTGCATGGTCTGCCTGGGCACAATGGCACTGATGGTATCCCAGGACTAGATGGACTGCCTGGGGCTGATGGAAAACGAGGGAAGAGAG GTGAGAAAGGTGAGCCAGGGGAGAAAGGTGAGCCAGGGGAGAAAGGTGACAGAGGAGACCCTGGACCCGCCGGAGAAAATACACAATCGTCCAACGATGTCATCTTGGAGG GCCCCCCGGGTCCGGCTGGTCCTCCTGGTACTCCAGGCCCCATTGGCCCTCCTGGACCTCCTGGCCCACAAGGACCCCAGGGGCCCCCCAGAAACAGGAGTCACCGGGCCAATTTTCCCATCCACGCTGCCCAGACCCTGG ATCCTTCACATGCTGTACCAAACGATGGGACTCTGTCTGCCAAAGAGGCTGGGAAGTTACAAGAGATACCACTAAATAAGAAAAATG AGTGCATCATCAAGTCACTGATCAACCCCCGTAACATATCTAAGATGGAGAGTACGTTCGGAACGTGGATGGAAGACACGGCTGTGCTGAACGACAAACGCATCTGGGTGGCCGAACATTTCTCTG GTCGCACGGTGAAGGAGTATAAGAGCATCGCCTCATTCCAGAATGCCACCAGTGAGGTCATCGACGGCAGGAAGTTCTACCAGGGGTGTGGCCATGCCGTTCATAACGGATCCTTCTACTATCACATCGCTGGAACCACCAACCTGGCCAG GTTCGACCTGCAGTCCAAGCGTCTCCACACCCTGGCCATCGACAATGCTCTGTACCACAACCTGTCCTACCTTCTCTACAACTCCAAGACCTACTTCAAGCTGGCGGCGGATGAGAACGGCCTGTGGCTCATCTTTGCCTCCAGTCTGGACGACAGCATTATGGTGGCCCAGCTGGACCTGAAGAGCTTCTCTGTCACATCGTACATCAACACCACCTACCCCAGGACCAAGGCCGGCAACGCCTTCGTGGCCTGTGGCGTACTCTACGTCACCGACACCAAGGACACCCGTGTGACCTTCGCCTTCGACCTCCTGAAGGGGAAACCGGTCAACGTGACCTTTGAACTGAGGTCCCCTGGCGGGGTGCTGGCCATGCTGTCCTATAACCCCAATAACAGACACCTGTATGTGTGGGATCAGAGCTACGTGAAGCTGTATGTGGTGCACTTCATCTCTGATGACTGA
- the gldn gene encoding gliomedin isoform X1 translates to MLKLVADSRKGGGGGGIGGCEMLPSRPSLSVSLRVIIYGTCALALVNTVALLVLLVQQNQLWSRVELTEARLEEVEQSSVVEFLQEVPRGGVAAGGAGRLAELRGGPGWLAGLRGGGAGGGERGLGKEQKEQGEYQYSRNKRSRELQRELRQELKEELRLELRELNHQESQELLQEVTQGLHQGQEVTQGLHQGQEVTQGLHQGQEVTQGLYQGQETGRGGLDTGEEIHPELREELHHTLREKMDKEMDKEIDKEMDKEMDKEMGKKMRHELNHKHRKTKGFQKTEIQDDMMMMMTYSMVPVKVLLDICNSTKGVCIAGPPGPPGPPGLPGLHGLPGHNGTDGIPGLDGLPGADGKRGKRGEKGEPGEKGEPGEKGDRGDPGPAGENTQSSNDVILEGPPGPAGPPGTPGPIGPPGPPGPQGPQGPPRNRSHRANFPIHAAQTLDPSHAVPNDGTLSAKEAGKLQEIPLNKKNECIIKSLINPRNISKMESTFGTWMEDTAVLNDKRIWVAEHFSGRTVKEYKSIASFQNATSEVIDGRKFYQGCGHAVHNGSFYYHIAGTTNLARFDLQSKRLHTLAIDNALYHNLSYLLYNSKTYFKLAADENGLWLIFASSLDDSIMVAQLDLKSFSVTSYINTTYPRTKAGNAFVACGVLYVTDTKDTRVTFAFDLLKGKPVNVTFELRSPGGVLAMLSYNPNNRHLYVWDQSYVKLYVVHFISDD, encoded by the exons ATGCTGAAGCTAGTCGCTGACTCTCggaagggaggaggtggaggagggattgGAGGGTGTGAGATGCTCCCCTCACGCCcaagtctgtctgtctccctgcggGTGATTATATATGGGACGTGTGCCTTGGCACTGGTCAACACTGTGGCTCTCCTGGTGCTCCTAGTGCAACAGAACCAGCTGTGGAGCCGTGTGGAGCTCACCGAGGCCAGGCTGGAGGAGGTGGAACAGAGCTCCGTGGTGGAGTTCCTCCAGGAGGTGCCCCGAGGAGGTGTAGCAGCAGGAGGCGCAGGGAGGCTGGCGGAGCTAAGAGGAG GCCCAGGGTGGCTGGCAGGGCTGCGTGGAGGAGGTGCAGGAGGAGGTGAAAGGGGTCTGGGGAAGGAGCAGAAGGAGCAGGGGGAGTACCAGTACTCCCGTAACAAGAGGAGTCGTGAGCTGCAGAGGGAGCTACGACAGGAGTTAAAGGAGGAGCTGAGGCTAGAGCTGAGGGAGCTGAACCATCAGGAGAGCCAGGAACTCCTGCAGGAGGTGACCCAGGGGCTACATCAGGGGCAGGAGGTGACCCAGGGGCTACATCAGGGGCAGGAGGTGACTCAGGGGCTACATCAGGGGCAGGAGGTGACCCAGGGGCTATATCAGGGGCAGGAAACGGGGCGAGGTGGGCTGGacacaggagaggagatacaCCCTGAGTTGAGAGAGGAGTTACACCACACGTTGAGGGAAAAGATGGACAAGGAGATGGACAAGGAGATAGACAAGGAGATGGACAAGGAGATGGATAAGGAGATGGGGAAGAAGATGAGACATGAGCTGAACCACAAACACAGGAAGACAAAGGGCTTCCAGAAGACTGAGATACAGGacgacatgatgatgatgatgacctaCTCTATGGTGCCG GTCAAAGTGTTGTTGGATATCTGTAACAGCACCAAGGGAGTCTGCATAGCTG GACCACCCGGCCCTCCTGGACCCCCTG GGCTACCTGGCCTGCATGGTCTGCCTGGGCACAATGGCACTGATGGTATCCCAGGACTAGATGGACTGCCTGGGGCTGATGGAAAACGAGGGAAGAGAG GTGAGAAAGGTGAGCCAGGGGAGAAAGGTGAGCCAGGGGAGAAAGGTGACAGAGGAGACCCTGGACCCGCCGGAGAAAATACACAATCGTCCAACGATGTCATCTTGGAGG GCCCCCCGGGTCCGGCTGGTCCTCCTGGTACTCCAGGCCCCATTGGCCCTCCTGGACCTCCTGGCCCACAAGGACCCCAGGGGCCCCCCAGAAACAGGAGTCACCGGGCCAATTTTCCCATCCACGCTGCCCAGACCCTGG ATCCTTCACATGCTGTACCAAACGATGGGACTCTGTCTGCCAAAGAGGCTGGGAAGTTACAAGAGATACCACTAAATAAGAAAAATG AGTGCATCATCAAGTCACTGATCAACCCCCGTAACATATCTAAGATGGAGAGTACGTTCGGAACGTGGATGGAAGACACGGCTGTGCTGAACGACAAACGCATCTGGGTGGCCGAACATTTCTCTG GTCGCACGGTGAAGGAGTATAAGAGCATCGCCTCATTCCAGAATGCCACCAGTGAGGTCATCGACGGCAGGAAGTTCTACCAGGGGTGTGGCCATGCCGTTCATAACGGATCCTTCTACTATCACATCGCTGGAACCACCAACCTGGCCAG GTTCGACCTGCAGTCCAAGCGTCTCCACACCCTGGCCATCGACAATGCTCTGTACCACAACCTGTCCTACCTTCTCTACAACTCCAAGACCTACTTCAAGCTGGCGGCGGATGAGAACGGCCTGTGGCTCATCTTTGCCTCCAGTCTGGACGACAGCATTATGGTGGCCCAGCTGGACCTGAAGAGCTTCTCTGTCACATCGTACATCAACACCACCTACCCCAGGACCAAGGCCGGCAACGCCTTCGTGGCCTGTGGCGTACTCTACGTCACCGACACCAAGGACACCCGTGTGACCTTCGCCTTCGACCTCCTGAAGGGGAAACCGGTCAACGTGACCTTTGAACTGAGGTCCCCTGGCGGGGTGCTGGCCATGCTGTCCTATAACCCCAATAACAGACACCTGTATGTGTGGGATCAGAGCTACGTGAAGCTGTATGTGGTGCACTTCATCTCTGATGACTGA